A single genomic interval of Cellvibrio sp. PSBB023 harbors:
- the dnaE gene encoding DNA polymerase III subunit alpha, giving the protein MPAANFVHLRLHTEFSLSDSLVRIKSLVKRVAELNMPACAITDQTNFYGLIKFYKAAQGAGIKPIAGSDFWIASTDSEGKPTLITLLAMNDKGYKNIIELISRAWRQGQQQGVAYLQREWISEFSDGVIALSGGKVGDIGMALLGGRAAQAEELLQGWMQDFPGRFYLELQRTGRENDENHLHAAVALATEMNCPVVATNDVRFLKASEFEVHEARVCISEGRTLDDPRRERRYSDQQYLRSAEEMTELFSDIPEAITNTVEIAKRCTITIQMGKYFLPEYPVPEGMTEAEFFRKISHEGLDQRLERILDKSEADYSEQRKIYEDRLNFELDIINQMGFPGYFLIVMDFIQWAKDHDIPVGPGRGSGAGSLVAYSLKITDLDPLEYDLLFERFLNPERVSMPDFDIDFCMDNRDKVISYVADNYGRDAVSQIITFGTMAAKAVVRDVARVQGKSYGLADKLSKMIPPTPGMTLAQALQEEPQLKEFIEIDGDAGEIWEMAVQLEGLTRNVGKHAGGVVIAPTKLTDFSPLYCDETGGGLVTQFDKGDVEEAGLVKFDFLGLRTLTIIDWARIMIDKQRLKKGEAPLDISAIPLDDPKTFGLLKRAETTAVFQLESRGMKDLIKRLQPDNIEDLIALVALFRPGPLESGMVDDFINRKHGRAQVAYPDAKFQHQSLKPVLEPTYGVIVYQEQVMQIAQVLAGYTLGGADMLRRAMGKKKPEEMAKQRAVFEEGAKNQGVDPDLAIKIFDLVEKFAGYGFNKSHSAAYAIVSYQTAWLKAHYPAHFMAATMSSDMDKTDKVVTFIEECRTMKLKLLPPDVNSGEFHFTVDDAGRIIYGLGAIKGLGEGPVESIIAARNEGGPFKDLFDFCARVDPRKVNKRALEAIIRSGAADNLGPTANTPQHNIDHDRAVMFAAMGEAVKTAEQAMANTNAGMMDLFGAVMASDDSNADVYADFRRVRTWTMKERLNAEKETLGLYLTGHPIDEYESELTHLVSSRISNLKPEKGSQTISGLVISQRVVKTKRGDNMAIVTLDDRTGRMDVTLFAEAFNAARDVLLKDGLLVVSGQVRYDDFSGMLKMSADNIRLLSDVRQEKVRELWLELESGILPTSFSRDLTDMLDPYRQSPQQDARCAIVVDYVRSDARAQLRFGSEWNIRPEDELLQRLRDAYGSGKVRLVY; this is encoded by the coding sequence ATGCCTGCAGCAAATTTTGTTCATTTGCGTTTACACACAGAGTTTTCGCTAAGCGATAGTTTGGTGCGCATCAAATCATTGGTTAAACGGGTGGCAGAATTAAACATGCCCGCCTGTGCTATTACCGATCAGACAAATTTTTATGGCCTGATAAAATTTTACAAAGCGGCGCAGGGCGCAGGTATCAAACCGATTGCTGGCAGTGATTTTTGGATTGCCAGTACCGATAGTGAAGGCAAGCCAACACTAATTACCTTGCTGGCCATGAATGATAAGGGCTATAAAAATATTATTGAGTTGATTTCGCGCGCATGGCGTCAGGGCCAGCAGCAGGGCGTGGCCTATTTGCAGCGCGAGTGGATCAGTGAGTTCAGTGACGGTGTGATTGCCTTATCGGGCGGAAAAGTTGGCGATATTGGAATGGCGTTGTTGGGCGGGCGTGCAGCACAAGCGGAGGAATTGCTGCAGGGGTGGATGCAGGATTTCCCCGGCCGCTTTTATTTGGAGCTACAACGCACAGGTCGCGAGAACGATGAAAATCATTTGCATGCGGCGGTGGCACTCGCCACAGAAATGAATTGTCCTGTAGTTGCAACGAATGATGTTCGCTTTTTAAAAGCCAGTGAATTTGAAGTGCATGAAGCACGTGTGTGCATCAGTGAGGGTCGAACACTGGATGACCCGCGCCGCGAGCGCCGCTACAGTGATCAGCAATACTTGCGCTCGGCTGAGGAAATGACAGAGTTATTCAGTGATATTCCTGAGGCCATCACCAATACCGTCGAAATTGCTAAACGTTGCACTATTACTATTCAAATGGGCAAGTATTTCTTGCCGGAATACCCTGTACCGGAAGGCATGACCGAGGCGGAATTTTTTCGCAAAATTTCCCACGAAGGATTGGATCAGCGGTTGGAGCGTATCCTGGATAAAAGCGAAGCCGATTATTCGGAGCAGCGTAAGATCTATGAAGATCGTTTGAATTTTGAGTTAGATATTATTAACCAGATGGGCTTCCCTGGTTACTTCTTGATTGTAATGGACTTTATCCAGTGGGCGAAGGATCACGATATTCCCGTTGGTCCGGGTCGTGGTTCGGGTGCGGGTTCGCTGGTTGCTTACTCATTAAAAATTACTGATCTTGATCCGCTGGAATACGATTTGCTGTTCGAACGTTTTCTAAACCCTGAGCGGGTTTCCATGCCGGACTTCGATATCGATTTTTGCATGGATAATCGCGATAAAGTAATTTCTTATGTTGCCGATAATTACGGCCGCGATGCGGTAAGCCAGATTATTACCTTCGGTACCATGGCCGCAAAAGCGGTAGTGCGCGATGTGGCGCGGGTGCAGGGAAAATCCTACGGCCTTGCCGATAAGCTTTCCAAAATGATTCCACCCACACCGGGGATGACGCTGGCACAGGCATTACAAGAAGAGCCACAACTCAAAGAATTTATTGAGATAGATGGCGATGCTGGCGAAATTTGGGAAATGGCAGTTCAGCTTGAAGGTTTGACGCGTAACGTCGGTAAACACGCCGGAGGTGTTGTTATTGCGCCTACCAAACTCACGGATTTCTCGCCGCTGTATTGTGATGAAACCGGCGGCGGTTTGGTTACCCAATTCGATAAAGGCGACGTAGAAGAAGCGGGCTTAGTGAAGTTTGACTTCCTCGGTTTGCGTACGCTCACGATTATCGACTGGGCGCGCATTATGATCGATAAGCAGCGCCTTAAAAAAGGCGAAGCGCCGCTGGATATCAGCGCCATTCCGCTTGATGATCCCAAAACATTTGGCTTGTTAAAGCGCGCAGAAACTACCGCGGTATTCCAGCTTGAATCGCGCGGCATGAAAGATTTGATCAAACGCTTACAGCCGGACAACATCGAAGACCTCATCGCATTGGTAGCACTATTCCGCCCCGGCCCCTTGGAATCGGGCATGGTGGATGACTTTATCAACCGTAAGCACGGCCGCGCACAAGTTGCTTATCCCGATGCAAAATTCCAGCACCAAAGTTTGAAACCGGTACTTGAGCCAACCTATGGCGTTATCGTTTATCAGGAACAGGTAATGCAAATTGCACAGGTGCTTGCTGGCTACACCCTCGGCGGTGCGGATATGTTGCGTCGTGCAATGGGTAAGAAAAAGCCGGAGGAAATGGCCAAACAGCGCGCGGTGTTTGAGGAGGGTGCGAAGAATCAGGGCGTTGATCCTGATCTGGCTATTAAAATTTTCGACCTGGTGGAAAAGTTTGCCGGTTACGGTTTTAACAAATCCCACTCCGCCGCCTACGCGATTGTTTCCTATCAAACTGCTTGGCTAAAAGCACATTACCCGGCGCATTTTATGGCGGCTACCATGTCTTCGGATATGGATAAAACCGATAAGGTGGTTACCTTTATCGAAGAATGTCGCACCATGAAATTGAAGCTCTTGCCACCGGATGTGAACTCCGGCGAGTTTCATTTTACGGTCGATGATGCAGGCCGCATTATTTATGGTTTGGGTGCGATTAAAGGTTTGGGAGAAGGCCCGGTTGAATCGATTATTGCGGCGCGCAATGAAGGCGGCCCCTTTAAGGATTTATTTGATTTCTGTGCCCGTGTTGATCCGCGCAAAGTAAACAAGCGCGCACTGGAAGCGATCATCCGCTCGGGTGCGGCAGATAATTTGGGGCCAACGGCCAATACTCCGCAACACAATATTGATCATGATCGCGCCGTCATGTTTGCAGCGATGGGCGAGGCAGTGAAAACGGCTGAACAGGCCATGGCCAATACCAACGCCGGTATGATGGATTTGTTCGGTGCGGTGATGGCAAGTGATGACAGTAACGCTGATGTCTATGCCGATTTCCGACGTGTGCGCACCTGGACCATGAAGGAGCGTTTAAATGCGGAGAAAGAAACCCTCGGCTTATACCTGACCGGTCACCCGATTGATGAATATGAAAGTGAATTAACGCACTTGGTGAGTTCGCGTATCTCCAATCTTAAACCCGAAAAAGGCAGCCAGACCATTTCCGGTTTGGTAATTTCCCAGCGCGTAGTGAAAACCAAACGCGGCGACAATATGGCGATTGTCACGCTGGATGATCGTACCGGGCGCATGGACGTCACCTTATTTGCAGAAGCCTTTAATGCGGCACGTGATGTGTTATTGAAAGATGGGTTGTTGGTAGTGAGTGGGCAGGTCCGTTACGACGATTTCAGTGGCATGCTGAAAATGAGCGCCGATAACATTCGCCTGTTGTCTGATGTGCGCCAGGAAAAAGTGCGCGAACTCTGGTTGGAGCTGGAGTCTGGCATTTTGCCCACCAGTTTCAGCCGCGACCTAACCGATATGCTTGACCCTTATCGCCAGTCGCCCCAGCAAGATGCACGCTGCGCTATTGTGGTTGATTACGTACGCAGCGATGCCCGTGCTCAATTGCGTTTTGGCAGCGAGTGGAATATCCGCCCGGAAGATGAATTGCTGCAGCGCCTGCGCGATGCCTATGGCAGTGGCAAAGTCCGTTTGGTTTATTAA
- the fabZ gene encoding 3-hydroxyacyl-ACP dehydratase FabZ — translation MMDVNEIREYLPHRYPFLLVDRVVELIEGESIIAYKNITVNEEVFNGHFPQNPVFPGVMILEAMAQASGILGFKTMNKKPEDGSIYLFAGVDDVRFKRQVVPGDRLQLESRVISEKRGIWKFECKASVDGVLAASATILCADRKV, via the coding sequence ATGATGGATGTTAACGAAATCCGTGAATATCTCCCGCATCGCTATCCGTTTTTGTTAGTGGATCGCGTAGTAGAGCTGATTGAAGGTGAATCAATTATTGCCTACAAAAATATCACTGTGAATGAAGAAGTGTTCAATGGTCACTTTCCTCAAAACCCGGTTTTCCCAGGTGTAATGATTCTTGAAGCTATGGCGCAGGCATCCGGTATTTTGGGTTTTAAAACCATGAATAAAAAACCGGAAGATGGCTCTATTTATCTCTTCGCTGGTGTTGATGATGTTCGCTTCAAAAGACAGGTTGTACCAGGTGATCGCCTGCAACTTGAATCGCGTGTGATTTCAGAAAAGCGCGGCATATGGAAGTTTGAATGCAAAGCAAGTGTAGATGGTGTGTTAGCGGCATCCGCAACTATTTTGTGTGCCGATCGTAAAGTTTAA
- the lpxD gene encoding UDP-3-O-(3-hydroxymyristoyl)glucosamine N-acyltransferase produces the protein MVKRSYQLLELAQHLDAVLVGDSKHEISALATLQNANAHSLGFIANPAYKKYLTSTQAGALLIHPDLQDEFSGNKLVTTNPYIAYARASALFSSAPVPAIGIHPTAVVGENCVIASDVSIGANAVIGDAVTLAEGVVIGPGCYIGDDSLIGKNTRLAANVSIYHGITIGENCILHSGCVIGADGFGFAPQAGGWLKIHQLGGVVIGNNVEIGACTCIDRGALDDTWIADGVIIDNQVQIAHNVRIGKNTAIAGHSAIAGSTTIGANCTISGAVAIVGHISLTDKVHITARSLVSASISEAGSYSSGTPLAQTKDWRKNAARFRQLDSLATRLIKLERK, from the coding sequence ATAGTGAAGCGCTCTTATCAATTGCTTGAACTGGCACAACATCTGGATGCTGTGTTGGTTGGTGATTCAAAGCATGAAATAAGCGCGCTGGCAACATTGCAAAATGCCAATGCCCATAGCCTTGGTTTTATTGCTAATCCTGCCTATAAAAAGTATTTGACCTCTACCCAAGCGGGTGCACTGCTGATTCATCCTGATTTACAGGATGAATTCAGCGGTAATAAATTAGTGACAACTAATCCCTATATCGCCTACGCGCGGGCTTCAGCGTTGTTTTCGTCTGCACCTGTGCCGGCGATTGGTATTCATCCAACTGCTGTCGTTGGTGAGAATTGTGTTATCGCAAGTGATGTGTCTATCGGTGCAAATGCCGTTATTGGCGATGCTGTGACCTTAGCTGAAGGTGTTGTTATAGGCCCTGGCTGCTATATCGGTGACGATAGCCTGATAGGAAAAAACACACGCCTCGCCGCAAATGTTAGTATCTATCACGGTATTACCATTGGTGAAAATTGTATTCTGCACAGCGGCTGTGTAATCGGCGCTGACGGTTTTGGCTTCGCGCCCCAAGCGGGGGGCTGGCTTAAGATCCACCAATTAGGTGGTGTAGTTATTGGTAATAATGTTGAGATTGGCGCTTGTACCTGTATTGACCGCGGCGCTCTGGATGACACCTGGATTGCTGACGGTGTCATCATCGATAATCAAGTCCAAATTGCCCACAATGTACGAATTGGCAAAAATACCGCAATCGCAGGCCATTCCGCGATAGCAGGAAGCACTACAATAGGTGCGAATTGTACTATTTCCGGTGCGGTGGCGATTGTGGGACATATTTCTTTGACAGATAAGGTTCATATTACGGCCCGAAGTTTGGTATCTGCCTCAATTAGCGAAGCTGGCTCTTATTCTTCCGGTACTCCGCTTGCGCAGACAAAAGACTGGCGTAAAAATGCGGCGCGCTTTCGTCAGTTGGATTCATTAGCGACACGCTTAATAAAACTTGAACGCAAATAG
- the rnhB gene encoding ribonuclease HII: MEPFISIYQGELCAGCDEVGRGPLAGDVVAAAVILDPRNPIMGLDDSKKLTEKKRELLFDEIQAKAKSWCIARASVAEIDSLNILQASLLAMTRAVQGLAIEPEHVLVDGNKLPKWKYTAEAVVKGDSRVAAISAASILAKVTRDREMVSLDKVYPGYGFADHKGYPTKVHMDALERLGVTPIHRRSYAPVRARIEQIALF; encoded by the coding sequence ATTGAGCCATTTATCAGTATTTATCAAGGTGAACTTTGTGCTGGTTGCGATGAAGTAGGGCGCGGGCCATTAGCGGGCGATGTGGTTGCTGCCGCAGTTATTCTTGATCCACGAAATCCTATTATGGGGTTAGATGACTCAAAAAAACTGACAGAAAAAAAGCGTGAATTATTATTTGATGAAATTCAGGCAAAGGCCAAAAGCTGGTGTATTGCTCGCGCTTCGGTAGCTGAAATTGATAGTTTGAACATATTGCAAGCGAGCTTGCTGGCAATGACGCGTGCTGTGCAAGGCTTGGCTATAGAGCCTGAGCATGTATTGGTTGATGGCAATAAATTACCCAAATGGAAATACACTGCCGAAGCAGTGGTAAAAGGGGATAGTCGTGTGGCAGCGATCAGTGCGGCTTCAATTCTTGCCAAGGTGACACGTGATCGCGAAATGGTTTCCTTGGATAAGGTGTACCCTGGTTACGGTTTTGCAGACCATAAAGGCTATCCCACAAAGGTGCACATGGATGCTTTGGAACGTTTGGGGGTTACGCCTATCCATCGTCGATCTTACGCGCCTGTCAGAGCCAGAATTGAACAGATCGCTTTATTCTGA
- the bamA gene encoding outer membrane protein assembly factor BamA produces MRVFGCFLALFLSCTVYAQTFRVSDIRVEGLQRVSAGSVFSALPIRVGDLLTQADIQSATRELFKVGYFSDVEIKRDGDVLVLVIKERPAINKIELKGNKAIKTENLMDSLKDNNLSEGQIFQRATLEGITQALQREYVNQGRYGASVKIEIEDMPRNQVKVLVNIDEGSPSRIKQINIVGNSSYREEELIDLFELKTTGMWSWISGNDKYNREKLKGDLERLESWYLDRGYLNFKIDSSQISLSTDKSKIFITVNITEGEIYRISDIDLAGDPAIDENIIRSMILMRKDQIFSQILMTTSEEYVTKRLGNEGYTFAKVQGMPERNDADKTVKITFFIEPGKRAYVNRINFRGNTKTVDEVLRREMRQMEGGSANSAQIEHSKVRLERLGFFKEVKVENKEVPGTSDQIDVEYTVEEQPSGSMGLQVGYAQYSGLLFSASIQQNNWFGTGKQVGFSFSHNRYQTAYNFNYNDPYFTPDGVSRGLSLYYTKSDYGSYNVTPYSTNVYGGKINFGYPISDIERIGFDIGLRSLEVEPTSYSSQEIIRTPIWNPTYGYITQDENYELTIRQLLGLDYPSGSFEIKTVDESMLGTPGFLDIYGDTFNDAQVSMYWLRSTLNRGILANRGASQQLGVEISLPGGDLQYYKINYTGQIFQPLTRSLTLRLHTRLGYASAYGDLDELPFFEHYYAGGFGSVRGFERNTLGPRSTYIRQAVSVATTWDDVNGDGIQQSNELSNPAYILCTDPDTPNYRDKSNVTCDEGNLISNVNTNNLVGRTRGAFGGNILIQGGAEILFPLPFIKDQRSLQTTFFIDAGNVFDTHCGATQLNCYDVDLDRINASVGFGLTWISGFGPMTFSIAEPFKENEYDRTEVFQFSLGQTF; encoded by the coding sequence ATGCGAGTTTTTGGCTGTTTTCTGGCACTCTTCCTGTCCTGTACAGTTTATGCACAGACTTTCCGTGTAAGCGATATTCGCGTAGAGGGGTTGCAGCGCGTTTCAGCGGGGTCTGTATTCAGTGCGCTGCCAATCCGTGTCGGCGATCTACTCACTCAGGCTGATATTCAAAGCGCTACTCGTGAGCTATTCAAGGTAGGCTACTTTTCCGATGTCGAAATCAAGCGCGATGGCGATGTGCTGGTATTGGTGATCAAAGAGCGCCCGGCAATCAATAAAATTGAATTGAAAGGCAACAAGGCCATCAAAACAGAAAACCTGATGGACAGCCTCAAAGACAACAACCTATCGGAAGGGCAAATTTTCCAACGCGCTACCCTTGAAGGTATTACCCAGGCATTGCAGCGCGAATATGTTAACCAGGGTCGCTACGGGGCCAGCGTCAAAATTGAAATCGAAGACATGCCGCGTAACCAGGTTAAGGTGCTGGTGAATATTGATGAGGGTAGTCCGTCACGCATCAAGCAAATTAACATAGTTGGCAATAGCAGCTATCGCGAAGAAGAGCTGATCGACCTGTTTGAATTAAAAACAACTGGCATGTGGTCGTGGATTTCCGGTAACGACAAATACAACAGGGAAAAATTGAAAGGTGACCTGGAGCGATTGGAATCCTGGTATTTGGATCGCGGCTACCTCAACTTCAAAATTGATTCATCACAAATTTCGTTGAGCACAGATAAATCCAAAATATTCATTACAGTGAATATTACTGAAGGCGAGATTTACCGAATCAGCGATATTGACCTAGCGGGTGATCCGGCGATTGATGAAAATATTATTCGCAGCATGATCCTGATGAGAAAAGATCAGATTTTCTCCCAGATTTTGATGACCACATCAGAAGAATATGTCACCAAGCGTTTGGGTAATGAAGGGTATACTTTTGCCAAAGTGCAAGGTATGCCAGAGCGCAATGACGCCGACAAAACGGTAAAAATTACCTTCTTCATCGAACCTGGCAAGCGTGCCTATGTAAATCGTATTAATTTCCGCGGCAATACAAAAACGGTTGACGAAGTGTTACGCCGTGAAATGCGTCAAATGGAGGGGGGGTCTGCCAACTCCGCACAAATTGAACATTCCAAAGTCCGTTTGGAACGCTTGGGCTTCTTCAAAGAAGTGAAAGTTGAGAATAAAGAAGTTCCAGGAACTTCTGATCAGATTGATGTTGAATATACCGTTGAAGAACAACCCTCCGGCAGCATGGGGTTGCAGGTTGGTTATGCGCAATACTCAGGCCTCTTATTCTCAGCCAGTATTCAACAAAACAACTGGTTCGGAACGGGTAAGCAGGTTGGCTTCAGCTTTAGCCATAACCGTTATCAAACCGCTTACAACTTTAACTACAACGATCCTTATTTTACGCCGGATGGTGTTAGCCGTGGTTTAAGCTTGTACTACACCAAAAGCGATTACGGTTCATACAATGTCACGCCGTACAGTACGAATGTCTATGGTGGCAAAATCAATTTCGGCTATCCCATTTCTGATATTGAGCGTATCGGCTTTGATATAGGTTTGCGTAGTCTGGAGGTAGAACCTACCAGCTATTCATCTCAGGAAATTATTCGTACGCCTATCTGGAATCCGACTTATGGCTATATTACCCAAGATGAAAATTACGAGCTTACCATACGCCAATTGTTGGGCTTGGATTATCCCAGCGGTAGCTTTGAGATTAAAACAGTAGATGAAAGTATGTTGGGAACACCTGGCTTTCTGGATATTTATGGCGATACATTCAATGATGCACAGGTGAGTATGTATTGGCTTAGATCTACTCTTAATAGGGGGATTCTTGCTAACCGTGGTGCCTCACAACAATTGGGTGTAGAAATTTCATTGCCTGGTGGTGATTTGCAATATTACAAAATTAACTACACTGGGCAGATATTCCAGCCTCTAACTCGATCCTTAACGCTGCGTCTCCACACTCGCTTGGGTTATGCATCTGCTTATGGTGATCTGGATGAGTTGCCATTCTTCGAGCATTATTATGCGGGTGGCTTTGGGTCTGTACGCGGATTTGAACGTAACACCCTGGGGCCTCGCAGTACCTATATTCGTCAAGCGGTTTCTGTTGCAACCACATGGGATGATGTGAATGGTGATGGTATTCAACAGTCTAACGAATTGAGCAACCCTGCTTATATTCTTTGTACCGACCCTGATACGCCGAACTACAGAGATAAGTCGAACGTGACATGTGATGAAGGGAATCTGATTTCAAATGTAAATACCAATAATTTGGTAGGCAGAACACGTGGTGCGTTTGGCGGTAATATTTTGATTCAAGGCGGTGCCGAAATATTGTTCCCGCTGCCATTTATCAAAGATCAGCGCTCGTTACAAACCACGTTCTTTATCGATGCCGGTAATGTATTTGATACCCACTGTGGCGCGACCCAGTTGAATTGCTATGATGTGGATCTTGATCGCATTAACGCATCGGTTGGTTTTGGTTTAACCTGGATTTCTGGCTTCGGACCAATGACGTTTAGTATTGCCGAGCCATTTAAGGAAAATGAGTATGATCGTACAGAAGTGTTCCAATTCTCATTGGGACAAACGTTTTAA
- a CDS encoding OmpH family outer membrane protein, translated as MTVTQKMFAAIALSLVSAVSFAQGKVVVLDPTGAVMGTAAAKAKFDKLQKSADFAAAKAKLDGLAADIKALQTEYQKDGMTWSAEKRAESEKKLQSLGQDYQFQGKKLQGEQQALMQQIMQELGPKMEAVVKQLVESENISMIVDAKSVMMAKPENDLTPKVTELLNKAK; from the coding sequence GTGACTGTTACACAAAAGATGTTTGCTGCTATTGCGTTATCTCTGGTATCTGCTGTGTCATTTGCACAGGGAAAAGTGGTTGTGCTGGATCCAACAGGTGCAGTGATGGGTACCGCCGCCGCCAAGGCCAAGTTTGATAAATTGCAGAAAAGTGCTGATTTTGCCGCTGCCAAAGCGAAGTTGGATGGTTTGGCTGCCGACATCAAAGCACTTCAAACGGAATATCAAAAAGACGGTATGACCTGGAGTGCTGAAAAGCGCGCAGAAAGTGAAAAGAAATTGCAAAGCTTGGGGCAAGATTATCAGTTCCAGGGCAAGAAACTGCAGGGCGAGCAACAAGCGCTGATGCAGCAAATCATGCAAGAGCTGGGTCCAAAAATGGAAGCAGTAGTGAAGCAATTGGTTGAATCTGAAAACATCAGCATGATCGTTGATGCCAAATCAGTCATGATGGCAAAGCCTGAAAATGATTTGACTCCAAAAGTGACTGAGCTTTTGAACAAAGCCAAATAA
- the lpxA gene encoding acyl-ACP--UDP-N-acetylglucosamine O-acyltransferase produces MIDPSAIIHPDAKLAPDVQVGPWTIIGPGVEIDEGTVIASHVVLKGPTKIGKHNRIFQFSSIGEDTPDLKYKGEPTRLVIGDHNVIREGVTIHRGTVQDRSETTLGNHNLLMAYVHVGHDSVIGNHCILVNNAALAGHVHIGDWAILSGFTLVHQFCKIGAHSFSGMGSAIGKDVPAYVMVTGSPAEAKNINVEGLRRRGFTKDDIALLTKAYKIIYRRGLTLDEALAELNPLAATSPALQVLIDSLNASTRGIVR; encoded by the coding sequence TTGATAGATCCATCTGCAATCATTCATCCTGATGCCAAGCTTGCGCCTGATGTGCAGGTTGGCCCTTGGACAATCATTGGCCCCGGTGTAGAGATAGACGAAGGCACTGTCATTGCATCCCATGTTGTGCTGAAAGGCCCCACTAAAATTGGTAAACATAATCGCATTTTTCAATTCTCCTCAATTGGTGAAGATACGCCTGATTTGAAATACAAGGGAGAGCCAACACGTCTGGTTATTGGTGATCACAATGTGATTCGCGAAGGCGTAACCATTCATCGCGGTACCGTTCAGGATCGCAGTGAAACCACTCTTGGCAACCATAATTTACTCATGGCATATGTGCACGTTGGTCATGACAGCGTTATTGGTAATCACTGCATTCTGGTTAACAATGCGGCACTTGCCGGCCATGTGCATATTGGTGATTGGGCGATCCTCAGTGGTTTTACGCTGGTCCATCAATTTTGCAAGATCGGTGCTCATAGTTTTTCTGGTATGGGCAGCGCTATAGGTAAGGATGTTCCTGCCTATGTCATGGTGACGGGTAGCCCGGCAGAAGCCAAAAATATTAATGTCGAGGGGCTGCGTCGCCGCGGTTTCACCAAAGACGATATTGCCTTGTTGACCAAGGCATACAAAATTATTTATCGCCGTGGTTTAACACTTGATGAAGCGCTGGCGGAATTGAATCCCTTGGCTGCTACTTCACCAGCATTACAAGTATTAATCGATTCATTAAACGCTTCAACGCGCGGTATCGTTCGCTAA
- the lpxB gene encoding lipid-A-disaccharide synthase, with product MSDHIHIGIVVGEASGDILGAALMQELRKHFPNAQFSGIGGPRMLALGFHSYFPQDRLAVMGLIEPLKRLPELLRIRRFLREHFIKTPPAVFIGIDSPDFTIPLEASLKEKGIKTVHYVSPSVWAWRQKRIFKIARAVDLMLTLLPFEAKFYQEHNVPVEFVGHHLADEIPFEVDKVAARQSLGLPEQGRIVALLPGSRASEVERMGEVFMQAAVHCLAQDPGLLFVIPAASPDRYRQLHIAMNDFVDYPIQLINGHSHEVMAAADVLLLASGTVALEALLLKKPMVVAYKVAPLTFKILSWLVKTPWISLPNLLAQKLLVPELLQDKATPEALSAAVMNYFDNPEQTLALSQTFAQMHLELKRDASARAADAIAALIHSPVAKQV from the coding sequence GTGTCTGATCACATACACATAGGTATTGTTGTCGGAGAAGCCTCCGGAGATATTCTCGGGGCGGCGTTAATGCAAGAATTGCGCAAACATTTCCCCAATGCGCAGTTCTCCGGTATCGGCGGTCCGCGCATGTTAGCCTTGGGTTTTCATTCCTATTTTCCTCAAGATCGCCTTGCAGTGATGGGGTTGATCGAACCGCTAAAAAGACTGCCAGAATTGTTGCGCATTCGTCGATTTTTGCGCGAACATTTCATCAAGACTCCTCCCGCTGTATTTATTGGTATCGACTCACCCGATTTTACTATTCCACTCGAAGCTTCCTTAAAAGAGAAGGGGATTAAGACGGTACATTACGTCAGCCCCTCAGTCTGGGCGTGGCGACAAAAGCGTATTTTTAAAATTGCCCGCGCAGTGGATTTAATGCTGACCTTGCTGCCGTTTGAGGCAAAGTTTTATCAAGAACACAATGTGCCCGTGGAATTTGTAGGGCACCACTTGGCAGATGAAATTCCATTCGAGGTTGATAAGGTTGCCGCACGACAATCACTGGGGCTACCCGAACAGGGGCGTATTGTCGCCTTGTTACCCGGTAGTCGAGCCAGTGAAGTGGAGCGCATGGGTGAAGTATTCATGCAGGCGGCCGTGCATTGTTTGGCGCAGGATCCCGGGTTGTTATTTGTCATTCCTGCGGCCAGCCCAGATCGTTATCGCCAACTGCATATAGCGATGAATGATTTTGTCGATTACCCGATTCAATTAATTAATGGTCATTCCCATGAAGTAATGGCCGCGGCGGATGTGTTATTGCTAGCCTCGGGTACGGTAGCCTTGGAAGCCTTGTTGTTAAAAAAACCTATGGTAGTTGCCTATAAGGTGGCACCACTTACCTTTAAAATTTTGTCCTGGTTGGTTAAAACCCCTTGGATTTCACTGCCTAATTTACTTGCACAAAAATTGTTGGTGCCAGAGTTGTTGCAGGATAAGGCAACACCGGAAGCATTATCTGCTGCTGTGATGAATTATTTTGATAACCCTGAGCAAACCCTGGCGCTCAGCCAGACATTTGCACAAATGCACCTTGAATTGAAGCGCGACGCCAGTGCGCGAGCTGCTGACGCGATTGCAGCACTTATTCATTCCCCCGTAGCGAAACAGGTCTAA